From Acidobacteriota bacterium, one genomic window encodes:
- a CDS encoding DUF5678 domain-containing protein, which translates to MSGSTIEDILREIAQLPQSEQNRLRHLLDQREDQTASRDRAVSLAPVPDSTRELQWVIAHAPQYAGQWVALDGDRLIAHGPVASEVFDAADADGAHLPLITFVEHPEKVYAGF; encoded by the coding sequence ATGTCAGGCAGTACGATCGAAGACATCCTCAGAGAGATCGCCCAATTGCCACAGTCTGAGCAGAACAGGCTTCGACACTTGCTCGACCAGCGGGAGGATCAAACGGCCTCTCGTGACCGCGCTGTTTCGCTTGCTCCGGTTCCAGACAGCACGCGTGAGCTGCAATGGGTTATTGCTCACGCACCCCAGTACGCCGGTCAGTGGGTAGCGCTCGATGGCGATCGCCTAATCGCGCACGGACCAGTTGCCAGTGAGGTCTTTGACGCGGCGGATGCCGACGGCGCACATCTCCCCTTGATCACTTTCGTTGAGCACCCAGAGAAGGTGTACGCAGGCTTCTGA
- a CDS encoding retropepsin-like aspartic protease produces the protein MPTQLNFDEELRYPDDPSGITIPVLLTHGEKSLRVTAKVLRVTAKVDTGAQVCLFAQEVGLRLGLEVEQGTPIVLSSIGGSVDAFGHEVFLQAGKLAFESRVYFAKYPGLPRNVLGRQGWLRNLRLAVIDYDSLLYLSAYDS, from the coding sequence ATGCCCACCCAACTCAACTTCGATGAAGAGCTTCGGTATCCAGATGATCCGTCAGGGATCACCATACCAGTGCTGCTGACTCACGGTGAGAAGTCTCTTCGGGTTACCGCGAAGGTTCTTCGCGTTACCGCGAAGGTAGACACGGGTGCTCAAGTCTGTCTCTTCGCGCAGGAGGTTGGGTTGAGACTTGGGCTCGAGGTTGAGCAAGGTACGCCGATAGTCCTATCCAGCATCGGCGGTTCAGTGGATGCGTTTGGTCATGAAGTCTTTCTTCAAGCCGGCAAGCTTGCGTTCGAGAGTCGAGTTTACTTTGCCAAGTACCCGGGCTTGCCCCGCAATGTGCTGGGGCGTCAAGGTTGGCTGCGGAATCTCAGATTGGCTGTCATTGATTACGATAGCTTGCTCTATCTGAGCGCGTATGACTCGTGA
- a CDS encoding photosynthetic reaction center cytochrome c subunit family protein, which translates to MPRAEEIAEDIEVTEFRGDRATRTHSISGAVLVAAVCLLGTEIQTAAFDPPARQTPAGEEKTAEQVYKNIQVLTGLPASELDGVMYFMSASMGVDCTHCHTNPWDSDAKSAKLAARKMIAMTRNLNKESFSNNPAITCYTCHRGQHNTEPLPPIDIAMSPAPDVTVVAAKPAALPSTDEVIERYIRAVGGAAAIEKLKTRVSRGAETTTDRMTPPQTLPIEIIQAAPDKLLIIRNNPPGATAEGFDGSKGWTKDLRGQREMAGKELAVTKREADFFRYLKIRESYPQMRVLAKEKVGDREAYVVGATSREDDREKLYFDAQSGLLVRKYVAFKTAFGSIPEVTDFDDYREVSGVKLPFTITWSRPPFGFVRKFTEIRLNTIVDGSRFQPRAR; encoded by the coding sequence GTGCCCCGAGCCGAAGAAATAGCCGAAGATATAGAAGTAACGGAGTTCCGAGGTGATCGAGCCACCCGCACTCATTCCATAAGTGGGGCAGTGCTCGTGGCGGCTGTCTGCTTACTAGGTACCGAGATTCAAACCGCCGCTTTTGATCCGCCGGCTCGACAAACGCCTGCCGGCGAAGAGAAGACCGCCGAGCAAGTCTACAAGAACATTCAGGTACTGACGGGACTGCCGGCGTCGGAACTCGACGGCGTGATGTATTTCATGTCGGCTTCGATGGGAGTCGACTGCACTCATTGCCACACCAATCCCTGGGACAGCGATGCAAAGTCGGCGAAACTCGCCGCGCGCAAAATGATTGCGATGACGCGCAATCTCAACAAAGAGAGTTTCAGCAACAATCCCGCCATCACCTGTTACACCTGCCACCGAGGCCAGCACAACACCGAGCCGCTCCCGCCTATCGATATAGCTATGAGTCCGGCGCCCGATGTCACAGTGGTCGCTGCGAAGCCTGCGGCGCTGCCTTCCACAGATGAAGTCATCGAGCGATACATTCGCGCAGTTGGCGGAGCGGCTGCGATTGAAAAGCTTAAGACGCGAGTGTCACGCGGCGCCGAGACTACAACCGATCGAATGACACCTCCGCAGACGCTTCCAATCGAGATCATTCAAGCGGCGCCCGACAAACTGCTGATCATCAGGAACAATCCACCTGGCGCTACCGCGGAAGGCTTCGACGGCTCGAAAGGCTGGACCAAAGACTTGCGCGGGCAACGTGAGATGGCCGGCAAAGAATTGGCCGTGACGAAACGCGAAGCTGACTTCTTCAGGTATCTGAAGATCAGAGAGAGCTATCCGCAAATGAGAGTGCTCGCGAAGGAGAAGGTCGGAGATCGAGAAGCTTATGTCGTTGGGGCGACATCGCGCGAGGACGATCGCGAGAAGCTCTACTTCGACGCCCAGAGCGGGTTGCTAGTTCGCAAGTACGTGGCGTTCAAGACTGCCTTTGGTTCGATCCCCGAGGTGACGGACTTCGATGACTATCGCGAGGTGAGCGGAGTAAAGCTGCCGTTCACGATCACGTGGTCTCGCCCGCCTTTTGGGTTTGTCCGCAAGTTCACCGAGATCAGGCTCAACACAATTGTCGATGGCTCCAGGTTTCAGCCCCGAGCCAGGTAG
- a CDS encoding sigma-70 family RNA polymerase sigma factor yields MDETAGNIDLATIEPFLSAPIEATDESLVEAAVAGDESAFEQIFERHRRRVARMVGRFFNRPERVEEILQDVFTKVYFAMGAYSSERGPSFAAWLSRVAINSCYDELRRARRRPEGSISDITGDEIVWLNARVGSGSTDRDAESAAISRDLANKLLARLSADDRLVLTLLDAEELTVAEIAELMGWKVSKVKVRAHRARRSLRRVLGEFV; encoded by the coding sequence ATGGATGAAACCGCTGGCAACATAGATCTCGCGACCATCGAGCCATTCCTGTCAGCGCCAATCGAGGCGACGGATGAATCGCTGGTCGAGGCCGCAGTCGCGGGCGATGAGTCGGCGTTCGAGCAGATCTTCGAACGCCATCGACGCCGCGTCGCCCGAATGGTTGGGCGCTTCTTCAATCGGCCGGAGAGAGTCGAAGAGATACTTCAAGATGTGTTCACAAAAGTCTATTTCGCTATGGGAGCTTACTCGTCCGAGCGCGGGCCCTCGTTTGCCGCATGGCTTTCTCGCGTAGCGATCAACTCCTGCTATGACGAGTTGCGGCGAGCGCGCCGCCGCCCTGAAGGTTCTATCAGCGATATCACTGGTGACGAGATTGTCTGGCTGAACGCGCGGGTGGGGTCGGGATCAACAGATCGGGATGCCGAGTCCGCCGCAATTTCGCGTGACCTGGCGAATAAGCTGCTTGCGCGGTTGAGCGCCGATGATCGACTGGTGCTCACGCTGCTCGACGCCGAGGAACTGACAGTCGCCGAGATTGCGGAGCTAATGGGATGGAAGGTTTCCAAGGTGAAGGTTCGGGCTCACCGAGCGCGACGGTCGCTGCGCCGTGTGCTCGGGGAGTTTGTGTGA
- a CDS encoding type II toxin-antitoxin system VapC family toxin: MYVLDTDHLSLLEHRGTFDRQLLLRKLKLVEAEGVSTTIVSFEEQMRGRLAYLSRARTMAQQIDAYRRLREQLDGYRSILVLDFDESAAQEYQRLKGVRTRVGTMDLKIAAVVLANDATLLSRNLVDFRRVPNLRVEDWIS; encoded by the coding sequence ATGTACGTACTCGACACCGACCATCTCAGTCTGCTTGAGCATCGTGGCACTTTCGACCGTCAGCTCTTACTTAGAAAGCTGAAACTCGTCGAGGCGGAGGGTGTGTCAACCACAATCGTGAGCTTCGAGGAGCAGATGAGAGGTCGGCTTGCGTATCTATCCAGGGCGCGAACTATGGCTCAACAGATCGACGCATATCGGAGACTGAGAGAACAACTCGACGGCTACCGGTCCATCCTTGTTTTGGACTTTGATGAATCTGCTGCTCAGGAGTATCAGCGGCTGAAGGGTGTTCGCACACGGGTCGGTACGATGGACCTTAAGATCGCTGCTGTCGTATTGGCTAATGACGCGACTCTGCTCTCGAGGAACCTTGTGGATTTTAGACGAGTCCCTAACCTCCGAGTTGAAGACTGGATTTCTTAG
- a CDS encoding TonB-dependent receptor, which translates to MKILKFALVLVALSVAVHAYAAPQGNKKVEGVVTDQAGAPISGAEITFADKAATVTRTTDAEGRFVFDAQGDAAMMTIRARGFETASRVWNAGDADSARIRITLAAERLSEQMSITASRTETRVSDTAASVAVLSKEDLAITAALTIDDALRQIPGFSLFRRSGSRTANPTSQGVSLRGVGASGASRAVVLADGIPINDPFGGWIFWGRVPREAINRIEVVQGGASSLYGTDALGGVINLITRDARDAALSFEASYGNQQTPDMSLFAGGGLFQWAANLSAEVFHTDGYVLVDEAQRGVVDTKAGAEHKTLELTLQRLVSDRGRVFLRGSIFDEARENGTPLQTNNTYIRQLSIGSDLQSMRAGSLSARAFALTEIYNQDFTAVAADRNSETFTRSQRVPAQQVGFVSQWSRAAGSRQTLVAGVDAREVRGASDELVFVAGRVTSTVGVGGRERTLGVFGQDIIRITPRWLLTLAVRGDRWRNYDAFLASRPLPAQTPVTVTRFADRIETAFSPRVSLLHKVSDNISLMVSGYRAFRAPTLNELYRSFRVGNVLTLANDKLQAERLTGGEAGASVAAFDRRLNVRGTFFWAELTRPIANVTLTVTPALITRQRQNLGRTRSVGVEMEAEARITNAFTLSGGYQFVDATVLKFPANTSLEGLLIPQVPRHVMTFQARYSDPRVVTVAFQGRAGGSQFDDDQNQFRLDQYFTLDAFASRSLGGGVEVFGAIENLFNQRYDIGRTPIRTLGPPLLARVGLRFTIGGR; encoded by the coding sequence ATGAAGATATTGAAATTCGCACTCGTTCTCGTTGCTCTCTCTGTTGCCGTTCATGCGTACGCGGCGCCTCAGGGCAACAAGAAGGTGGAAGGCGTCGTAACGGATCAGGCCGGCGCCCCAATTTCCGGGGCCGAGATCACGTTCGCCGACAAGGCAGCGACGGTCACTCGAACGACAGACGCCGAAGGCCGTTTCGTTTTCGACGCGCAAGGCGACGCCGCGATGATGACCATTCGCGCGCGCGGGTTCGAAACCGCCAGTCGCGTTTGGAACGCCGGCGACGCGGACTCGGCTCGCATCCGGATTACGCTCGCTGCGGAACGGCTATCGGAACAGATGTCGATTACGGCCTCGCGCACCGAGACTCGGGTGAGCGACACGGCCGCAAGCGTTGCCGTGCTATCCAAGGAAGATCTCGCAATCACCGCAGCGTTGACGATTGACGATGCGTTGCGACAGATTCCGGGTTTCTCATTGTTTCGCCGCTCAGGCAGCCGCACCGCGAATCCTACTTCGCAGGGTGTGTCGCTGCGCGGGGTTGGGGCAAGCGGCGCCAGCCGCGCTGTCGTTCTCGCCGATGGCATTCCCATCAACGACCCGTTTGGCGGATGGATTTTCTGGGGTCGAGTTCCCCGCGAAGCGATCAACCGCATTGAAGTCGTTCAAGGCGGCGCATCGAGTCTCTACGGCACGGACGCGCTCGGCGGGGTGATCAACTTGATCACCCGCGATGCGCGCGACGCGGCGCTTTCCTTTGAAGCCTCGTACGGTAACCAGCAGACTCCGGATATGTCGCTCTTCGCCGGCGGCGGATTGTTTCAGTGGGCGGCAAATCTCTCGGCTGAAGTTTTTCACACCGATGGTTACGTGCTGGTCGATGAAGCGCAACGCGGCGTGGTCGATACGAAGGCCGGAGCCGAGCACAAGACACTGGAGCTGACGCTTCAACGGTTGGTTTCAGATAGAGGCCGGGTCTTTCTGCGCGGCTCGATCTTCGATGAGGCCCGCGAGAACGGCACGCCGCTACAAACGAACAACACCTACATTCGCCAGTTATCAATCGGAAGCGACCTTCAGTCGATGCGCGCCGGCTCCTTGTCCGCTCGGGCCTTCGCGCTCACGGAGATCTACAATCAAGACTTCACGGCCGTCGCTGCCGATCGCAACAGCGAGACGTTTACGCGCAGCCAGCGAGTGCCGGCTCAGCAGGTGGGCTTTGTCAGCCAGTGGTCGCGCGCGGCTGGATCGCGGCAGACTCTTGTTGCCGGCGTTGATGCGCGCGAGGTGCGAGGCGCGAGTGATGAGCTTGTGTTTGTAGCCGGCCGCGTAACCTCGACGGTGGGAGTGGGAGGGCGCGAGCGAACACTCGGCGTCTTCGGACAAGACATCATTCGCATTACTCCGCGATGGCTGCTGACCCTGGCCGTGCGAGGAGATCGCTGGCGCAACTACGACGCTTTTTTGGCGTCGCGTCCGCTTCCGGCTCAGACTCCGGTGACGGTTACCCGGTTTGCCGATCGAATCGAGACCGCATTCAGTCCGCGGGTGTCGTTGCTTCACAAGGTGAGCGACAACATCTCGCTGATGGTGTCCGGCTACCGCGCGTTCAGAGCGCCGACGCTGAACGAGTTGTATCGCTCATTCCGAGTGGGCAACGTTCTGACGCTCGCAAACGACAAGCTTCAAGCCGAGCGGCTCACCGGCGGAGAAGCGGGAGCCAGCGTTGCGGCGTTCGATAGAAGGCTCAACGTTCGCGGAACATTCTTCTGGGCCGAGCTTACTCGACCGATCGCCAACGTCACGTTAACCGTTACGCCCGCTTTGATAACCCGGCAGCGCCAGAACCTTGGCCGCACGCGTTCGGTCGGCGTGGAAATGGAAGCCGAGGCTCGCATCACCAACGCATTTACGCTCTCAGGCGGGTATCAATTTGTCGATGCTACAGTGTTGAAGTTTCCGGCTAACACCTCGTTGGAGGGCTTGCTCATTCCGCAGGTTCCGCGTCATGTGATGACGTTTCAAGCGCGCTACTCGGACCCGCGCGTGGTGACCGTCGCGTTTCAAGGGCGCGCCGGCGGGTCACAGTTTGACGACGACCAGAACCAATTCCGGCTCGACCAATATTTCACGCTTGATGCATTCGCGTCGCGCTCTCTCGGTGGCGGAGTTGAAGTGTTTGGCGCCATTGAAAACCTATTCAATCAACGCTACGACATCGGCCGTACCCCGATCAGAACGCTCGGCCCCCCGCTGCTGGCTCGTGTTGGGTTGAGATTTACAATCGGCGGGCGATAG
- a CDS encoding pyrroloquinoline quinone-dependent dehydrogenase, with amino-acid sequence MPICSAVTIAVSLFLNLNAVAASDSAKQDGEWPAYGRDPGGSRYSPLKQINLDTVKTLKVAWTYRTGASDVKGRSVNNAAFEATPIFVDGTLYLSTPFNRVIALDPEKGTERWSYDPKVDLTKGYSEITSRGVSTWADRKTGKRRIYVATIDARLIALDAATGEPCKDFGQDGQVDLTRDVRLVDRGDYQVTSPPAVIGDLLIVGSSMGDNRGVELERGVVRAYNTRTGKLAWSWDPIPKDTNDPARRTWQGESATRTGAANAWSIISVDSERNLVFVPTGSPSPDFYGGERKGNNEYANSVVALRAATGKVVWHFQVVHHDLWDYDVASQPMLITVKRGGRGIPAVAVGTKIGHIFVLDRATGKPLFPVEERAVPKSTVPGEEASPTQPFPKLPKAIVPQKLTEEDAFGITPADRDACRKLLSGARSEGLFTPPSLEGTIVFPGNAGGMNWSGMSYDRTRGLLITNTNRVATLVKLIPREEYNSLRASGGGSRFKGEFGRQTGTPYAMYREHLRGPSGVPCNPPPWGALTAVDLGTGAVRWEVPLGTIAQLGFFPESRNWGSINLGGSMVTAGGLVFIAAAMDTYLRAFDVETGKEVWKVPLPASAQATPMTYQIGGKQYVVICAGGHGKLGTKMGDHVVAFALP; translated from the coding sequence CTGCCAATCTGCAGCGCGGTCACTATTGCAGTTAGCTTATTTCTCAACCTCAATGCGGTCGCCGCAAGCGATTCCGCTAAGCAAGACGGCGAGTGGCCCGCTTACGGTCGTGATCCCGGAGGCTCGCGATATTCCCCGCTCAAGCAGATCAATCTCGATACCGTTAAAACTCTGAAGGTGGCATGGACTTATCGAACCGGGGCCTCGGACGTTAAGGGCCGATCGGTGAACAACGCTGCGTTCGAGGCGACACCGATCTTCGTTGACGGCACCCTCTATCTCAGCACTCCATTCAATCGCGTGATCGCGCTCGATCCTGAGAAGGGAACCGAACGCTGGAGCTATGATCCAAAGGTCGATCTAACCAAAGGCTACTCGGAGATTACTTCGCGAGGCGTTTCCACCTGGGCAGATCGAAAGACCGGCAAGCGCCGAATTTATGTCGCGACTATCGATGCGCGCTTGATCGCTCTGGATGCGGCGACCGGCGAGCCTTGCAAAGACTTCGGACAGGACGGACAGGTTGACCTGACTCGCGACGTGAGGCTTGTCGATCGTGGCGACTACCAAGTCACTTCGCCTCCGGCGGTGATCGGCGATCTGCTCATCGTAGGCTCGTCGATGGGTGACAATCGAGGCGTCGAGCTCGAGCGCGGAGTCGTTCGCGCCTACAACACTCGCACTGGCAAGCTCGCTTGGAGTTGGGACCCCATACCCAAAGACACCAATGATCCCGCGCGAAGGACCTGGCAAGGTGAGAGCGCTACACGAACCGGCGCCGCCAACGCCTGGTCGATCATCTCGGTGGACTCCGAGCGCAATCTGGTGTTTGTCCCGACCGGCAGCCCGAGCCCCGACTTCTACGGCGGCGAACGCAAAGGCAACAACGAGTACGCTAATTCAGTGGTCGCGTTGCGCGCCGCAACCGGCAAAGTCGTTTGGCACTTTCAGGTCGTGCATCACGATTTGTGGGACTACGACGTAGCCTCGCAACCGATGCTTATCACGGTGAAGCGCGGCGGCCGCGGCATTCCCGCAGTCGCAGTGGGAACGAAGATCGGCCATATCTTCGTTTTGGATCGCGCGACCGGCAAGCCGCTGTTCCCAGTTGAAGAACGCGCCGTGCCTAAGAGCACCGTTCCCGGCGAAGAGGCTTCGCCCACTCAGCCTTTCCCGAAGCTTCCGAAGGCGATCGTTCCGCAGAAGCTCACCGAAGAGGACGCCTTCGGAATAACACCCGCCGATCGCGATGCTTGCCGCAAGCTCCTCAGCGGCGCTCGCTCGGAAGGCTTATTCACTCCGCCGAGTCTCGAAGGCACGATCGTCTTTCCCGGCAACGCCGGCGGGATGAACTGGAGCGGAATGTCCTATGATCGGACCCGCGGGCTGTTGATCACAAACACGAATCGGGTGGCTACGCTGGTCAAGCTCATCCCGCGCGAAGAGTACAACAGTTTGCGGGCATCGGGGGGAGGGAGCCGATTCAAGGGCGAGTTTGGCCGCCAAACAGGAACGCCTTATGCGATGTATCGCGAGCACCTTCGCGGCCCGAGCGGCGTGCCGTGCAATCCGCCGCCGTGGGGCGCGTTGACTGCGGTCGATCTCGGGACGGGCGCAGTGCGATGGGAAGTGCCGCTCGGAACGATTGCGCAGCTCGGCTTTTTCCCGGAGTCCAGGAATTGGGGTTCGATCAACCTCGGTGGGTCGATGGTGACCGCTGGAGGATTGGTGTTCATCGCCGCTGCGATGGATACTTATCTGCGAGCGTTCGATGTTGAAACCGGCAAAGAAGTTTGGAAGGTTCCACTGCCCGCGAGCGCCCAGGCGACTCCGATGACTTATCAAATTGGCGGCAAGCAGTATGTGGTGATCTGCGCGGGCGGGCACGGAAAGCTGGGAACTAAGATGGGCGACCACGTCGTAGCATTTGCGCTCCCTTAA
- a CDS encoding sorbosone dehydrogenase family protein: protein MRFRNVAASIRWAFACVSVLVVGSFILVGFSCAQSPIKTSRPNELRHYDIKVSDLPPPEVLTGPRNQSRVIPRPEGAQLTLPPGFQIDVFAEGDLQQPRSMALASNGDVFVSEPQANRVSILRDSNGDGRVDERFVFATGLTRPFGLAFWRDYLYVGNINGIVRFKYKSGQTQAAGEPEKIAELPGGPGHWTRNVIFNQAGTKMYVAVGSGSNVNAGEPPIRAAISEYNPDGTGHRIYASGTRNPVGLAWNPTTKQLWAAVEERDLIGEDLVPEYVTAIKDGAFYGWPYGYIGQHEDPRRKDERPDLVAKAVVPDVLIQAHSAVLGMVFYEGKSFPSDYQGDAFVALHGSWNRTNRTGYKIIRIRFKNGKPVGGYDDFVTGWMLGEDKAEVWGRPVSLLVLKDGSMLITDDGANKIWRVSYSKSK, encoded by the coding sequence ATGAGATTTAGGAACGTCGCTGCTTCAATCAGATGGGCCTTTGCATGCGTCTCGGTTCTGGTCGTTGGCTCCTTCATCCTAGTCGGTTTCTCCTGCGCACAGTCGCCGATAAAGACCTCGCGGCCAAACGAGCTTCGCCACTATGACATAAAGGTCTCGGACCTGCCGCCACCGGAGGTGCTCACTGGGCCGCGCAATCAGTCGCGCGTCATTCCGAGGCCGGAGGGCGCGCAGTTGACGCTGCCGCCGGGCTTTCAGATCGACGTTTTTGCCGAAGGCGATTTGCAGCAGCCGCGGTCGATGGCGCTTGCTTCAAACGGGGATGTGTTCGTCAGTGAACCGCAAGCCAACCGCGTCTCGATCCTGCGTGATTCGAACGGCGACGGCCGGGTCGACGAGCGGTTCGTGTTCGCTACGGGTCTAACACGCCCGTTCGGGCTCGCATTCTGGCGCGACTACCTTTATGTCGGCAATATCAACGGCATCGTGCGGTTCAAGTACAAGTCGGGTCAGACCCAGGCCGCGGGCGAGCCCGAGAAGATTGCTGAGCTTCCCGGCGGGCCCGGACATTGGACTCGCAACGTGATCTTCAATCAGGCGGGCACGAAGATGTACGTAGCCGTCGGCTCTGGGTCCAATGTGAACGCGGGCGAACCGCCGATCCGCGCGGCGATCTCCGAATACAATCCCGACGGGACGGGTCATCGCATCTACGCGAGCGGTACTCGCAATCCTGTCGGACTTGCGTGGAACCCGACGACTAAACAGCTCTGGGCGGCGGTCGAGGAGCGCGATCTGATCGGGGAGGATCTGGTTCCGGAATACGTAACGGCTATCAAAGACGGTGCGTTCTACGGTTGGCCTTACGGATACATCGGTCAACACGAGGACCCGCGTCGCAAAGACGAGCGCCCGGACCTTGTGGCGAAAGCGGTTGTGCCGGACGTTTTGATTCAGGCTCATTCAGCGGTTCTGGGTATGGTCTTCTACGAAGGCAAGTCGTTTCCGTCTGACTACCAGGGCGACGCGTTTGTAGCGTTGCACGGATCGTGGAATCGCACGAACCGCACCGGCTACAAGATCATTCGCATAAGATTCAAGAACGGGAAGCCGGTGGGCGGCTACGATGATTTCGTCACCGGCTGGATGCTTGGAGAAGACAAAGCGGAAGTGTGGGGCCGGCCGGTCAGCTTGCTGGTGTTGAAGGACGGTTCGATGCTGATCACGGACGATGGTGCGAACAAGATCTGGCGCGTGAGTTATTCGAAGAGCAAGTAG
- a CDS encoding VOC family protein, with product MTEAAAQFGLSSIGQISVNTHDVKKAIAFYRDTLGMKFLFDTGHMAFFDCGGIRLMLSTPEKPEYDHPSSFIYYRVADIQHAYELLLSRGVHFEEKPTFVARLADHDLWMAFFRDVDNNPLVLMSEVPRA from the coding sequence ATGACGGAAGCAGCGGCCCAGTTCGGGCTATCGAGTATCGGACAGATTTCAGTAAACACTCACGACGTGAAGAAGGCGATCGCATTCTATCGCGACACGCTTGGAATGAAGTTCCTGTTCGACACGGGACACATGGCTTTCTTCGATTGCGGCGGCATACGGCTTATGCTCTCTACGCCGGAAAAGCCTGAGTACGATCATCCGAGTTCGTTCATCTACTATCGAGTTGCGGATATTCAGCACGCGTATGAGCTTCTGTTGTCGCGCGGCGTACACTTTGAAGAGAAGCCCACCTTCGTCGCGCGGCTTGCTGATCACGATCTGTGGATGGCTTTCTTCCGCGACGTAGACAACAATCCGCTGGTGCTGATGAGCGAAGTACCGCGGGCCTGA
- a CDS encoding dodecin, producing MAKDVFKGIRIVGTSNESFSNAIEVAIERTGKTIRDLRWFEVCEQRGAIRDGEIEYQVTLEVFFKLHDDSAQ from the coding sequence ATGGCAAAAGACGTTTTCAAAGGGATTAGAATCGTCGGGACCTCGAACGAGAGCTTCAGCAATGCGATCGAAGTGGCAATCGAGCGTACAGGTAAGACGATCCGCGATCTGCGTTGGTTTGAAGTCTGCGAGCAACGGGGCGCTATCCGAGACGGCGAGATCGAATACCAGGTAACGCTCGAGGTCTTCTTCAAGCTCCACGATGATAGCGCCCAGTGA
- a CDS encoding class I SAM-dependent methyltransferase, with protein MVQEQRRKALARLRGNVLEVGFGTGLNLGFYPRQVTRLTAIDSERMLPRRVDKRIAEARLPVELIKLDASGRLPFEDEAFDGVVTTFTLCSIRDAASALAEIRRVLNREGEYVFLEHGRSDDPRVAKRQDFWNPVEKLIGCGCNMNRQIDQMIRAAGFEMIELDRYQMPDTPRILGEIYRGAAKRDA; from the coding sequence ATGGTTCAAGAACAACGCCGCAAAGCGCTGGCTCGGTTGCGCGGAAACGTGCTTGAAGTCGGCTTCGGGACGGGGCTGAATCTGGGCTTCTATCCGCGGCAGGTGACGAGGCTGACCGCCATCGATAGTGAACGGATGCTGCCGCGCCGAGTCGACAAGAGAATCGCCGAAGCCCGTTTGCCCGTCGAGCTGATCAAGCTCGACGCGAGCGGACGACTTCCTTTCGAAGACGAGGCGTTTGATGGTGTCGTTACTACGTTCACTCTTTGCTCGATACGCGACGCCGCCTCGGCACTCGCAGAGATCCGGCGCGTACTCAATCGCGAAGGCGAGTACGTTTTTCTAGAGCACGGCCGCAGCGATGATCCGCGAGTCGCAAAACGGCAGGACTTCTGGAACCCAGTTGAGAAGCTCATTGGATGCGGCTGCAATATGAATCGACAGATCGATCAGATGATCAGAGCGGCGGGTTTTGAGATGATCGAGCTCGATCGCTACCAGATGCCCGACACCCCGCGGATCCTGGGAGAGATTTACCGAGGCGCGGCAAAAAGAGACGCGTGA
- a CDS encoding prolyl oligopeptidase family serine peptidase — translation MFTARGVTMLSLTGALLLALPGRASQDGEAFQNRAITIGTTEYRFRVFTPKGWTRKKKWPVILFLHGAGERGDDNVAQTNVGIGPALLRQRESLGFIVVLPQCPRNRWWTERDMQAQALKALDQAVEEFNGDPKRTYLTGLSMGGYGLWFMAASNPARFAAYAVVCGGVRPPPRLSLPPEAAPPGTAADPYGAVASKVGKTPVWVFHGAADPVVPVSESRKMVEALKAAGGNVRYNEYEGIGHNSWDKAYAEPELFGWMLAQKLKTSKR, via the coding sequence ATGTTCACGGCTAGAGGAGTGACAATGCTATCGCTGACCGGCGCCCTGTTGCTGGCGTTGCCGGGTCGCGCCAGCCAGGATGGTGAAGCGTTTCAGAATCGCGCTATCACGATCGGGACGACCGAGTATCGCTTTAGGGTTTTCACACCGAAGGGATGGACCAGGAAGAAGAAGTGGCCGGTGATTCTTTTTCTTCACGGCGCGGGCGAGCGAGGCGACGACAACGTGGCTCAAACCAACGTGGGCATCGGCCCTGCGCTTTTGCGGCAGCGCGAGAGCCTCGGTTTCATTGTCGTCCTTCCGCAATGTCCCCGGAACCGCTGGTGGACCGAGCGCGATATGCAAGCGCAAGCCTTGAAGGCGCTCGACCAAGCCGTCGAAGAATTCAACGGCGATCCGAAGAGAACATATCTTACAGGTCTCTCGATGGGCGGCTACGGCTTGTGGTTCATGGCTGCAAGCAACCCCGCCAGATTCGCCGCTTATGCTGTCGTGTGCGGAGGCGTTCGCCCTCCGCCACGGCTCTCGCTCCCACCTGAAGCAGCACCTCCCGGTACTGCGGCTGATCCCTATGGCGCCGTCGCTTCGAAGGTTGGTAAGACTCCGGTGTGGGTCTTTCACGGAGCAGCGGATCCGGTTGTGCCTGTCTCCGAGTCTCGTAAGATGGTCGAGGCTTTGAAGGCGGCGGGCGGAAACGTTCGCTACAACGAGTATGAAGGGATCGGTCACAACTCGTGGGACAAGGCTTACGCCGAGCCCGAACTGTTTGGGTGGATGCTCGCGCAGAAACTGAAAACTTCCAAGCGATAG